The following are from one region of the Bacillota bacterium genome:
- a CDS encoding cytosine permease codes for MSKADTLKKVQNEETTGYAITRVPGARRISTYSLSTTWMGWIFYMGGPYMGALIAASMSPSAALSAIIAGNVLLFVIAYLNGDIGAKMGLSVSMCSRFSFGNIGTVIPSLVYWITLAGWFGVSIGLLAAVLESNIGGVAWLWSVITGVIMTIMAVYGMKVISRFAFYVAPAILILMVVGFALALGKMPAGQSLFPEGPFVGKSWLLAFGLTVSHWIVGASLAPDVMRFARSKKSVVWASFWGFVVANNLIMLLGVLTSWALNTMDFFVVMPTLAGDFWKVLSLLVILGVVLTSGDCQCYTSGLALSNLTKWDSRVTTGIAGVMGVILAVSGIYGQAINWLLFLGIFVPGVPAVMIVDYYYHHNQKYPLVENVRLGANWNAIIAYGIGAVVEHFMTNVWGVGVFALNAFVVTAVLYIILTSINKVRVFDPSAPSASGYYLTPEEQREMGLSS; via the coding sequence ATGAGCAAGGCAGACACTCTGAAGAAGGTACAGAACGAAGAGACCACAGGTTATGCCATAACGAGGGTTCCGGGCGCAAGGCGCATTAGTACCTACTCCTTGTCCACTACCTGGATGGGCTGGATCTTCTACATGGGTGGCCCCTACATGGGCGCCTTGATAGCTGCGTCCATGAGTCCCTCCGCTGCGCTCTCCGCCATTATCGCTGGAAATGTACTGTTGTTCGTAATAGCCTACTTGAACGGTGACATTGGAGCTAAGATGGGGCTTTCGGTCAGCATGTGCTCCCGCTTCTCTTTCGGGAATATCGGCACTGTAATACCGTCACTGGTCTACTGGATAACCCTGGCTGGATGGTTTGGGGTCAGCATCGGCCTGCTTGCGGCCGTGCTGGAGAGCAACATCGGCGGTGTGGCTTGGCTCTGGTCCGTTATCACGGGTGTGATCATGACCATCATGGCGGTATACGGCATGAAGGTCATATCCAGGTTCGCCTTCTACGTGGCGCCCGCCATCCTCATCCTGATGGTTGTGGGGTTTGCCTTGGCTCTGGGCAAGATGCCCGCTGGGCAGAGCCTTTTCCCCGAGGGTCCTTTTGTGGGCAAGTCCTGGCTGTTAGCCTTTGGTCTCACAGTTAGCCACTGGATTGTCGGGGCATCGCTGGCACCCGATGTGATGCGATTTGCCAGGAGCAAGAAGTCTGTGGTCTGGGCATCATTCTGGGGCTTTGTGGTAGCCAACAACCTCATTATGCTTCTTGGTGTCCTGACCTCCTGGGCGCTGAACACCATGGATTTCTTCGTCGTCATGCCCACCCTGGCGGGGGACTTCTGGAAGGTGCTGTCACTCCTGGTTATCCTAGGGGTAGTGTTGACCAGCGGAGACTGCCAGTGCTACACATCAGGCCTGGCCCTCTCCAACCTCACGAAGTGGGATTCCAGGGTTACCACTGGCATAGCCGGTGTTATGGGTGTGATACTGGCGGTGTCCGGCATCTACGGCCAGGCCATCAACTGGCTGCTGTTCCTAGGAATCTTTGTACCGGGCGTGCCTGCAGTGATGATCGTGGACTACTACTATCATCACAACCAGAAATACCCATTGGTGGAAAACGTCCGCCTGGGAGCTAACTGGAACGCCATCATTGCCTACGGCATTGGCGCTGTCGTGGAACACTTTATGACAAATGTCTGGGGTGTAGGGGTCTTCGCACTAAATGCTTTTGTTGTCACTGCGGTCCTCTACATCATCCTCACGTCCATTAACAAGGTGCGCGTTTTTGATCCTTCGGCCCCATCTGCCAGCGGCTACTACTTAACCCCTGAAGAACAGCGGGAGATGGGACTAAGCTCGTAA